In Rhodamnia argentea isolate NSW1041297 chromosome 4, ASM2092103v1, whole genome shotgun sequence, the following proteins share a genomic window:
- the LOC115756228 gene encoding serine carboxypeptidase-like 18, whose amino-acid sequence MLHLLLPLLLFISNVVRSHSAIIESLPGFTGDLPFKLETGYVGVGELEEVQLFYYFLESERSPKDDPLLLWLAGGPGCSALSALLFQIGPLQFDYSNSSGNKPLLKLNPYSWTKIANIIFLDAPVGTGFSYATTGRAYNSSDTSSAAQTYEFLRKWLMAHLKFLTNPLYITGDSYSGVVVPIIVQEVYDGNEAGREPPLNLKGYVLGNPVTCQEKDISQRVRYGHEMALISDELYESTKTDCNGDYMNVDPTNGACLADLEMVSSCLEKICLPHILEPKCNVISPNHTRLKWSRAILEENIVDIVSMSQQSKPWCRDYNYLYSYIWANDMKVREALHVREGTKKEWNRCNHSLSYTMDVLNSVVYHRYLSKKSLRALIYSGDHDLGIPYVGTLDWIRSLNLTLLGLWSPWFVEGQVAGYSIAYVENHWYDLTFTTIKGGGHTAPEYKPEECLAMINRWLSYYPL is encoded by the exons ATGTTGCATCTCCTACTTCCGTTGCTGCTGTTCATCTCCAACGTTGTACGATCACACTCAGCCATCATCGAGAGCCTGCCGGGTTTCACCGGAGATCTTCCCTTCAAACTCGAAACCGG ATACGTAGGGGTAGGAGAGTTGGAGGAAGTGCAGCTATTTTACTACTTCCTAGAGTCTGAAAGGAGCCCCAAGGATGACCCTTTGTTGCTTTGGCTCGCCGGCGGTCCCGGTTGCTCCGCTTTGTCCGCCCTGCTCTTCCAAATAG GTCCGTTGCAGTTTGATTATTCAAATTCCAGCGGAAATAAACCGTTATTGAAATTAAATCCCTATTCTTGGACGAAG ATAGCCAACATTATATTTTTGGATGCACCTGTGGGTACGGGATTTTCATACGCAACGACAGGGAGAGCATACAATAGTAGTGACACTTCCTCGGCAGCACAAACGTATGAGTTCTTAAGAAAG TGGCTTATGGCTCATCTCAAATTCCTCACAAATCCGCTTTACATCACCGGTGATTCTTATTCCGGTGTTGTCGTTCCCATCATCGTTCAAGAAGTATACGATG GAAATGAAGCTGGACGCGAGCCCCCACTGAATCTCAAA GGTTATGTGCTAGGTAACCCGGTGACTTGCCAAGAAAAGGACATCAGTCAAAGAGTTCGATACGGGCACGAAATGGCTCTCATTTCAGATGAACTTTATGAG TCAACGAAAACGGACTGCAATGGAGATTATATGAACGTAGATCCCACCAATGGAGCGTGTCTAGCTGACCTTGAAATGGTATCAAGT TGCCTGGAGAAGATTTGTTTGCCTCATATATTGGAACCGAAATGTAATGTCATTTCTCCTAACCACACAAGGCTGAAATGGAGCAGGGCTATACTCGAAGAGAATATCGTCGACATCGTTTCGATGTCCCAACAATCCAAGCCGTGGTGTCGG GACTATAATTATTTGTACTCCTACATTTGGGCCAACGATATGAAAGTCCGTGAAGCCCTTCACGTACGAGAG GGCACGAAGAAAGAGTGGAACAGATGCAACCACAGCCTATCTTACACAATGGACGTTCTTAATAGTGTAGTTTATCATAGATACCTCTCTAAGAAATCCCTCCGTGCCCTAATTTACAG TGGTGATCATGACTTGGGCATCCCATACGTGGGTACACTGGACTGGATAAGATCACTTAACTTAACTTTACTTGGTTTGTGGTCACCTTGGTTTGTCGAAGGTCAAGTAGCCGG TTACTCTATTGCATATGTGGAAAATCATTGGTATGATTTAACATTTACAACAATCAAG GGAGGGGGGCACACAGCTCCGGAGTATAAACCCGAAGAATGTCTTGCAATGATTAATAGATGGCTTTCTTATTACCCTCTCTAG